The sequence TTGTAGAAGGATTGTCTGGAGGTTGCTTAGAGAGTTCTAGAATGCAGGAGACTTATCTGGAAAGTTCTAGAATGCAGAAACCTGTCTGAAGAGCTCAGGACCACAAGAAAGCCTTTCAGGGTAAAGGATTGTTAGGGTGTAGTTGAAGCTAGTTGTAGAAGTTGTTGAAGCTGTTTTCTGGAGATGTTCAGAATACATAAACTTGTCCGAACAGTTCTAGTCACGTCTCCCTCAGGGGAAAGGCTCAGTGGGGGTGTAGTTGAAGAGTTCTAGTCACGTCTCCCTCAGGGGAAAGGCTCAGTGGGGGTGTAGTTGAAGAGTTCTAGTCACGTCTCTCTCAGGGGAAAGGGTCAGTGGGGGTGTAGTTGAAGCTGGCATCCAGGAACATGGCCAGAGTGCCCAGTGTGGTGATGATGACGAAGAGCCAGAAGAAGAGGCGGTCCACCACCACGGCGATGTACTGCCAGTCATCCGTCATCTGGGGACATACACAATGAATTATGTGAGAAGGATGGAAAagtaatactgtgtgtgtgtgtgtgtgtgtgtttgtgtgtgtggggaaccCACTGTATCATCTATATCCTGGTTCTTCAGCTGTTCGGCCATGTAGGTGACAGCAGAGATGGCAGACTTGAGGTTGGGAGGGAGGATGAGACAGTAGCTGTCACTGTCAAAGTACCTCTGCAGCTGCACAGTACTGtcactgtggacacacacacacacacacacacacacacacacacacacacacacacacacaggcagacagaaaaaagacacacacaaataagaatAATTAAAGCACATAAATGGAAAGGTTTTGACTTactgtaagtacacacacacacacaatgcacacacacacataaatggaaatgttttgacttactgtaagtacacacacacacacacacacaatacaaacacacacaaataaagagaATATGAGTACATAAATGGAAATGTTATCActtatgacaaacacacacacacacacacatttttgatgCTGCTTGACATTTTAACTGACTGAATCATGATTGAATCCTCTCTAATCCTAAATAAAGGACATTTTGgtcaacagcaaaaaaaaaattgggaagCTCAACCAATCACAAATGTGTGATGTATGACATGTCACCCATTGTAGGGGACGGCCTGTttgtgttgaggtgtgtgtgtgtgtttgtgtgtgtgtgtgtgtgtgtgtgcgtgcgcatatgTAAACGCTCATGAATGACTCTGAGGTGACTGTGTGATTGAGAGTTGCCTGTATATTATTTCCTGCTTCTCAAGGACGACCTGTTTTTGTTATGCTTTGTTTCTTTTCCCTAACAGGGATTATCTGTTCAAAGCCACACATCCGGACGTGTGCATAACATGAATTCAGTGttacagacacactcagacacacacgtgcTCTCACAaggacaaatgcacacacacacacattcacacatgggTCTTCCACCACACGGAACACATCGACATTCAaaggcacaaacacacttgtATCTCCAATGTTCATTACAGGTGCATTACATCTCATGTATTCTCAGTCTCCACACCTACACACTTATAgataaatataaacacacacaaacaaacacacacacacacacacacacacacacacacacacacacacacacacatgaaaaagaaacacaaaacacacacacatacttgcatataaacacacacacagatgcatacacacTGACGTCTTCCTGTCCTCTGTATATCATGCACGGCCATACCAGAGGGACAGGAATGCGTGAGGTTGGCTGTTTGACCTTCTAAATACACCCCGTGTTAACGGACGTGTGGCTCGCCACGCGctggccctcacacacaccacacacacacacacacacacacacgcacacacacacaccacaaacacacacacacacacacaccacacacacacacacacacacacacacacacacagagaagccacCCTAAACACCCTGTGACCTCGCTACCACGGATACGACCCAGGAAGTAAGTCGGGTGTGCCACAGGAAACATTTTTTCTCACTGTATACTGTGACTTTGCCACTACTCTGGAATGCATATGGCATAGTGCAAGCGCTATAAACACTTCAGGCCCATTCAGACTGCAAGATATCAGTGTAGTCACTGAACCATGGGTTTATGTCCTAGTAATGTCTAGCAATGGCGTACTCCATGTAGTTATTTCTGATGGAAGCTTTCTGTTCAGCAATTCTTAGTTTCAAATTTCTTTTTGTTTGGCCAATATACATCAAGCCATAAGGCCAAGGTAAACTTCACAGTGCAAACAACAGTGGATTTCACAATTACACAACACAATATTTCTGTTACACGGCTATCATGTTGAAATCAGACTGTGCAACAAGACCTGGTGACACATAATTCCCATAATTCCATTCTCATTAAGATCTCAGCTCCCATGAGCACATCAAATGGGGGGAGTGGGATCAGACATGACACTCTCTGGCTCCTCACGCCACCCTGGTGCTGACGggcacaggagtgtgtgtgtgtgtgtgtgtgtgtgtgtgtgtgtgtgagggtgggtgtgggtgtgtgtgagggtgtgtggcTCCTCATGCCACCCTGGTGCTGACGggcacaggagtgtgtgtgtgtgtgtgtgtgtgtgtgtgagggtgggtggtgggtgtgtgtgcgtctggctCCTCACGCTACCCTGGTGCTGACAGGcacaggaatgtgtgtgtgtgtgtgtgtgtgtgtgtgtgtgtgtgtgaggatgggtggtgggtgtgtggtgtgcatgtgagCATGTCTGCCTTCTCACGCCACCCTGGTGCTGACGAgcacaggagtgtgtgtctgtgtgtgtgtgtgtgtgagagagagtgtgtgtgtatgtttgtgtgtgtgtgtgtacgtgtgtgtgtctggatccTCATGCCACCCTGGTGCTGACGagcacaggagtgtgtgtttctgtgtttgtttctttgtgtgtgtgtgtgtgtgtgtgtgtgtgtgtgtgtgtgtctggatccTCATGCCACCCTGGTGCAGAGGAGCCATTGGGCACCCGTGGTCCTGAATGTACCGTGGcaccactgagtgtgtgtgtgggggtgtgggtgtgtgtatacatgtgtgtgtgtgtgtgtgtgtgtgtgtgtgtgtgtgtgtgtgtgtgtgtttgtgcgtgtaagAAGCTATGCTCGTGTCTGCATGCCTGAAACGTTCCACCAAATCTATTCATTACAGCAGACAGATGGAGCCTCTCTTTCACACCATCTCAacagcacacgcacactgacacacacacacacacacacacacacacacacacaggttacaaTGTCACCCACTTCCTGAACATGGACTTGTGAGTACTATTTTGTATAAATAATGATGATTAATGCTATCAAATGAAGACACACCAACTTCCTGTGAAGCCACAACTGTATATATTACAAAGTGTATGgttagaaacatacacacagacacgtgcacGGAACACCACGCCCccatccacgcacacacacacacacacacacacacacacacacacacacacacacacaaatatacacaataACCAACTagaccccctcccccaccacacacacacacacacacacacatgcacagctgtGTAGGTCTTCCACCTCCTATGCTATTGATTCCCAATACATTTCCCCTTGCTGATTCACTATGGGTCCCCCCTCTGCTCTTCTTACCCTCTCACATTCTGCCTCCTCTCTTTTATTTGCCCCAGGCTAGGATTAGCCACTAATGCCCAAGCTAAACAGAGGCTTAGGGGTCTGGCGACTGGCGCGGGCACCCCAGACTTAGCACGGGCTGAAGCAGATGCCCTTGCTTGGGCAGGAGAGATGCCCACGAGCGCGGACCCACAGAGGCTGATTTATGAGCCGCACCGCAACGCAGGGCAgtgggagtggaggagaggctcTACAGGAGGATACCCACCGAGAGacgtagtcacacacacacacacacacacacacacacacacacacacacacacacacacacacatagacacatgcacacacaacgcacacacacacacacacacacatacacaacgcacacacatacacacacacacacacacacacacacacacatgcacacacaacgcacacacacgcacacacacacgcacacacatacacacacacacacacacacacacacacacacacacatacacacatgcacacacacacacgcacacacacacacacacacgcacacacgcacacacgcacacacacgcacacacacacacacacacacacacacacacatacacacacaacgcacacacacgcacgcacacgcacacacacacgcacacacgcacacacgcacacacatacacacatgcacacacacgtacgcacacacacacacacacacgcacacgcacacacacacacacacacacacgcacacacgcacacacgcacacacacacacacacacacacacacacagtatgcacaTACTTTATGGGAAAGGCTCAAATCTCTTAGGAAGGCTATCAAAATATTTCTATTCTATAACTTTAATCTGCAATAATACTCAGGTAGGATTTACTGGTTAAGTAGGACTTCTTTTATGGCCACCCAATGCATACACAGACAATAACATGGATGCCATGAAGTCAAACATGGAATTAATCCAAATTCACAAAGACTAAAGCTTAGACTTGAAAGATATGCCAAAGATCCTGAATTCTATGGATTATAATCTGGTAAACCATTACATGTCAGTAAAACTTGAAGGTGAAACGTGTTCCCCTTGTTTGGTATAGGACGGTTTCCCACAGCTTGGTGTCAGATTCCTGCAACGTCTGCCAATAAAAGCTGAAAACAGGCCCATGCCCATATCAACCGTTTAGCTACCATACGTGTACAAAGATGGATGCCACCGGTGATTTTGATAAggaaattaacagttatttatttatttatttttgagccTCACTAATCGCCGTCAGGGTTTTATGTGAAAAACATGACAAACCAAACACTCTAAAACTTTACATTGCACCTTTAAGTCTTGTTCTTACCTGCCTCTCCAGGGCATGACTAGCGCCGGGTCGATTTTACGGACAAAGTACTCCCCACCTGGCCTGCGGCTCTCCAGACGTATGTGACTAAGGGGCGTGTCATCATgtgactcctcctcctccggtgGCTCTTCTGGGTGTGGCCTCTGCATGCCAATGTACTTGGGCAGGAAGTGGATGAAGACCTGCGATGAGGGTAAGATATCGGAATGATAAACATGTGGTggacatgtggtgtgtgtgtgttcgcaaaTAGTCAGGATGacggagaagagagacagacacacacacacacacataaacacacacacaaatacgcacacacacacaaacacacacatgcatgcattcacTGTCTTCAGGCTCTAGGGATACTGTGCTAGGGGTGTCGCGATATACCGGTTCTGTGATCATGtcaatgaaatatatgacagtTTAGCTAACCCTTCTAATTTTTGGAAAGTTATAAAATAACTGCCTTCAGGCTCtagggcagtgtttctcaaactttttcagaccaaggaccacttaaccaataaaaaaaccctcacagaccacctagctaaaaaaaacagtttatcTACGTCAACAGTATAcagtattacacaataggcctactcactgaaccaccttgcctATTGTcgttgcaccttgcttattgtgtcagagaattAAATTCATACTATTTAAATTGGTGTAGCTTACATGGGCAGTGTTGTTGCAGAACtctttggatttacatacaagttggttcaatattgcaaacaactcatctatattatattttaccacgtctgctcgcggaccacttaaGATAGCTtacggaccaccagtggtccccggaccacactttgagaagcACTGCTCTAGGGATACTGTGCTGCCAAAAGCATTGAAGTTGAATGATAAAAAAGTATGCTAGCTTCCCTAAACCAGCACTTGTCTTCTGGTTTGTTGTTTGAGCATGCAACACCACAACAGATGAGACAAGAGGATTACTTTTTGTCTAGGAAAAATGTACCTTTCGATTTTGACCTTGTTCCAACACAGGAGGTATATGATGCTCTTATAAGGTTAAATGCCAAGAAATCCCCTGGTCCTGATGGGTTGGATCAATACTTGTTTAATAATTGCTGCTGAACATATTGCAGAACCTTTGACACACATTTTCAACCTGACTATTGAAACTGGATTAATACCTACATTATTGTATTGAAGTCAGCATATGACACTCCTTTATTAAAGGGTGGTGACTGATCAAATCCAAATAATTATAGGCCAATATCTAAGCTATCTGTTTTAGCCAAGGTTTTAGAAGGGCTTTTAGAAGTGACTGATAAGCTGAAAGATTATTTAGCAACAAAAAAGGTTTTAAATGATTTGCAGTAAAAAAACACAGCAATGTCACTGCCACTAGGAAAGTGTTAAAGGATTTCATATGTGCTATTGATTCTTCAAATATTGTGCTGCGCTGTTCTGATCTTTCAAAGCCGTTTGACACAGTTGACCAATCTGTCCTGTCTCAGAAAATGGTGGATATTGAAATGTCTTCAAAAGCCGTCAAATGGTTTGGCAACTACTTGAGTGGCAGAACACAATGTGTTCAGGTTGATGGTGTGTCCTCAAACTCCTAACTTATACAAAATGGTGTCCCCCAGAGGTCCATTTCGGGTCCCATTTTATTTACTATTTATATAAATGACTTGtgtcaaaatgtaacaaaagcaAAGTGTCATTTTTATGCGGATGACACCGTTTTGTATTGTTCTGCCTCATACTTAGCAAGTGCCTCAGAAGAACTGCAATCTGTTTttaacattattcagaatattcTCCATAAATTGAGACTTGTACTAAACTAGACAAAACTAAAATGATGTGCTTCTCTAAATCAAGGACCACAGACGATGCTTGTCAGATTGTCACACTAGATGAGAAAGTAATTGAACGAGTATCAGTCTACAAAAATCTTGTTTCTTCTTAGAAGAAAGTCTGTCCTTCAAGCATCATACAGACTGTCTAACAAAAAAACTTAGAGTGAAGTTGGGTTTCTATTATAGAAACAAAGGCTGTTTCTCTTTTAGTGTGAGAAAAAAACTTATACAAGCAACATTTCTGTCAATACTGGATTATGGTAATATTTTATACATTCATGCAAATCAATCTTCTCTGAAAATGCTGGATTCAGTATACAATGCAGCACTAAGACTTGTAACTAGTTTTCGTACTCATCACGGTAGCTTGCACAATCGCAGGTTAGAGCATTGGTATATTTTTCTTACGAAGGCCATACTATGTGAACTGCCTCCTAAAGTATCACCAGGAATTGGAATCTTTGATTATATGGGCAAATCATGTTTGACATTCCCCGAACGCATGAAAGTTCCTTTAATGTTTTTGCACCCACATCTTGGTATAAATTGCAGAATCATCTTAAACTAGACTGCCTACCAACAATGACACAGTTTAAAACTAGGATAAAGGACTATTTGAGTATTAAATGCACATGTGCTGTTACTGAGAGTTGCTGGTGATCACGTTGAGATTATGTTAAATTGCCAactgtctttttctgttttctgttatttacacacacacacacacacacacacacacacacacactgcttaccTTGCGCACCCACAGCGGCATGTGATGAGTGCTGGGAGTACGGTGATGGAGGTTGAGCACCACCACgctgaggatgacagagaaGGTGACGAGGATCATGGTGAACATGACGTAGTTGACGATGATGGGGATAGCCAGCGAGGTCTCGGGGACTTTGTCCGCCAGCAGAAGCATGAACACAGTCAGGGCGATGAGGACCGAGATGGATAAGGTCATCTTCTCGCCTGTACCAAACACCCCATTGGAGAACACAGATACAGTGATTTCCTGTGTaatagccacattgtgtataaaccgcaggacagtgttttatgcaaatgaaaataacaaaaCCATGTATTAACCACACTTGTGTTTTAAGCACAGAATCCGATCGGTCTTTGATCAtaaagaagaatgaagaaaagaaatgtATTCCCATGTATAGTTCAAGAGATGTTCCTAAATCAATGTAGGAACCTAGGTAAATAGTCGGGAAGTTTTCATTGCACAGATTTCCCTCAACACATCATGTaaacacatttcacatttttaatttcatgtAAAGAAATAAAAAGTATCTTCACTCTTcaacaaaaaacacattaaaagACAGATCACTGCAACACAAACACTGCATTTCACAACATGAAACACACTGTTTATCCATCTGTTTCTCAGGCTAGTGCATACAGTAGGTGTACAATTGTAAAAGTTTCAAAAAGAGGAACGTTTTCCGCTCATTTAATTGGTCAATGAATGAAACCCATAGTGCAAATGAGAACACAGACACTTGGATTTCGTACTACTTTTCTCCCTCATTCTGTGATTACATCACAGGTAGCTGTATGTAAGTGATtggtagtagcctagtctaggcTATTattacacagagagaaagagagaggaagagaaagaaagaaagagaaaaacacacacattcaaacacacacacacacacacacattcaaacacacacacacacacacacacacacacattcaaacgcacacacacacacacacacacacagaaagagagatagatagaaatagggagagagaggaagagagagagagagagagagagagagagagagagagagagagagagagagagagagagagagagagagagacctgctgTGATTACACaagcatttttgtgtgtgtgtgtgtgtgtgtttggtctacTGTAGGTCACCTGCACCGGGTggcaaatagaacacaaatatGGCCAGCACGCTGGTGAGAATGCAGGGCacgatgatgttgatgatgtaGAAGAGCGGCTTCCTCTCGATGATCAGGTAGAAGGTGATGTCCTCATACAGGTCGTCCCCCACATTCTTACGCGACGGCCGGTGACAAATCTGCCACTCTCCGTTCTCTGGAGAAGCACAGTGGAACATGAAAGGATGACTTACTGGAGAACACGAGGTCAAAGAACCTCACAAAAATATCTCAAAACTGAGAGAGGATACAGGTATAGTACAATATTATGCTTTAAATATCTCATCACTGAGAGAGGttactagcctggaaaatccataccctggtaatctagaaagattaagggtctggccacgaacaatgtaatggcccaactcgaggggcggcaacaagcatgcatttgaaaatctcactgcacgcaactggataacactacgaccaatattTACTGTCCTTCAACATTGCTCACGCTCTCgcaagaactctggatttccagggtaggagGTTACTGGTATAGTACAATATTATGTCTTAAATATTTCATCACTGAGAGAGAATACTATAGTACAATATTATGTTTTAAATATCTATCACTGAGACAGAATACGGTTATCATTCAATATTATGTTTTGAAATTTCAGTCTGTATATGGTTTGAAATTACACTCTGGTTGATACTTTAACTACTGTGATTGTCTTCTGGGTTTGTAAAAGCAGTATTCATTGTTACCCTAAAGCCTCCTTTCTACAAtgctgcttgaatgttattgTTGTCATATGTTaatgtcactttggataaaggcttgacaaaatattattatttttttattattaattaaggggtgccaataattgtgttttttttttcaaatatttcTTTCTTCGTGAGATATTTTTGCTTCTTGCTTCTCCTTCAAGGTTGAAATTAGATAAATGTATGAGTCTACAAACATATACAATAGAGACATCAggttactgtatgtgtttacatACTTACACAATAGAGACATCAGGTTATGTGTTTACATACTTACACAATAGAGACATCAGGTTAAGAGTTTACATACTTATACAATAGAGACATTAGGTTGAGATCGTACACAACCCAATATCTATACTGACCTGTGAAAGCATTCTCATCAATAACCGCCTCGTGGATCTCATTGCCATTCTCGTCCAGTCCGTACTGCAAGTCCACTTCTGATGAGTCGTACGTGTACGAGCGGAAAACCATGGAGCAGTTTTGCCAGTCGAATGGGAAGTAGGCCACCTGTAGGAGAGATGTGGCATTATCATTGCAGAGGGTCACGTTCTGTGATAAAGAGAATATTGCTGAGGAAAACTGCTTAAGCTAGCACCATTTATTACAACAGCTCGCCATGGGACTGCCGTTGAAAATTAGCCGACTGACTAACACTGGCACTTTTACAGAAATGTTTAATGTGTGTTGTCcttataaacaaataaataaataaaatgaaatgttgtttcatttaaataattaattcaattcagttttgtttgtttacattgcACCACTATTAATATACATTGTCTCAAGGTGTTTTACAGAGCCTAAGACCAGAACTTCCTAATGCAAGCACAACGAGCACGTTGGATGCTAACATAGTtttcaagatagatagatagatactttattgatccccaaggggaaattcaggaaatgtgtcataaaacAATGGATAACATCACATTACAATTGTATGACGTGA comes from Alosa sapidissima isolate fAloSap1 chromosome 18, fAloSap1.pri, whole genome shotgun sequence and encodes:
- the chrnb1l gene encoding cholinergic receptor, nicotinic, beta 1 (muscle) like isoform X2; the protein is MKEAFLWLVCSCYLLTLTGASDTERHLLDKLFKDYNLKVRPARTWDEKVMVRVGMTLVQLVSLDQKNGEMTTNVFMNMAWTDYRLSWDPKEYDNIDVLRIPPNKVWRPDVYLINNNDGQFDVALYVNVLVSYTGEVSWLPPAIYRSSCSIEVAYFPFDWQNCSMVFRSYTYDSSEVDLQYGLDENGNEIHEAVIDENAFTENGEWQICHRPSRKNVGDDLYEDITFYLIIERKPLFYIINIIVPCILTSVLAIFVFYLPPGAGEKMTLSISVLIALTVFMLLLADKVPETSLAIPIIVNYVMFTMILVTFSVILSVVVLNLHHRTPSTHHMPLWVRKVFIHFLPKYIGMQRPHPEEPPEEEESHDDTPLSHIRLESRRPGGEYFVRKIDPALVMPWRGSDSTVQLQRYFDSDSYCLILPPNLKSAISAVTYMAEQLKNQDIDDTMTDDWQYIAVVVDRLFFWLFVIITTLGTLAMFLDASFNYTPTEPFP
- the chrnb1l gene encoding cholinergic receptor, nicotinic, beta 1 (muscle) like isoform X1: MKEAFLWLVCSCYLLTLTGASDTERHLLDKLFKDYNLKVRPARTWDEKVMVRVGMTLVQLVSLDQKNGEMTTNVFMNMAWTDYRLSWDPKEYDNIDVLRIPPNKVWRPDVYLINNNDGQFDVALYVNVLVSYTGEVSWLPPAIYRSSCSIEVAYFPFDWQNCSMVFRSYTYDSSEVDLQYGLDENGNEIHEAVIDENAFTENGEWQICHRPSRKNVGDDLYEDITFYLIIERKPLFYIINIIVPCILTSVLAIFVFYLPPGAGEKMTLSISVLIALTVFMLLLADKVPETSLAIPIIVNYVMFTMILVTFSVILSVVVLNLHHRTPSTHHMPLWVRKVFIHFLPKYIGMQRPHPEEPPEEEESHDDTPLSHIRLESRRPGGEYFVRKIDPALVMPWRGSDSTVQLQRYFDSDSYCLILPPNLKSAISAVTYMAEQLKNQDIDDTMTDDWQYIAVVVDRLFFWLFVIITTLGTLAMFLDASFNYTPTDPFP